A part of Capsicum annuum cultivar UCD-10X-F1 chromosome 6, UCD10Xv1.1, whole genome shotgun sequence genomic DNA contains:
- the LOC107874895 gene encoding serine/threonine-protein kinase ZRK1, with protein MQFIKGLTRKKQSSSSASAETRKKEHDYYLENGSAVLEELLALCDGNCRIPIRYFTATDIERAIKHSENKLYIADGHMVTGSLDKRLVFIRTFPGYFRNHFNNIFRDIAITAQMSHLKNVLRLVGCCIEFEEPVMVYEYVEATSLYALLFEKDNHDDETRKSLLSWGSRLRIAHKVASAVVFLHTEFTTPIIHRDLKPSNVIVDQNSGVAKLLNFSLSVSLPQGKLEVVKDVVCGTYGYVAPEYSEWCMITQKIDVYSFGVILLQLLTRRNMTTLHLKDRDMYYIVDPSDSDFKMLNIEEIHVMDIADPAILEEHGIKIRQQLEDCWDLVKKCTAYKGEERPYMIEVAKELSRIHHCFRALTLCRN; from the coding sequence ATGCAGTTCATCAAGGGACTCACAAGGAAGAAACAATCATCATCCTCTGCCTCTGCAGAAACGCGGAAGAAAGAGCATGATTATTATTTAGAGAATGGAAGTGCAGTACTAGAGGAGCTTCTTGCTTTATGCGATGGAAATTGCCGAATTCCCATCCGTTACTTCACTGCCACTGATATAGAAAGAGCAATAAAGCACTCTGAAAACAAATTGTATATCGCCGATGGGCATATGGTTACGGGATCATTGGACAAACGCCTCGTTTTCATTAGGACTTTCCCTGGATATTTTAGAAaccattttaataatattttccgAGATATAGCAATTACTGCTCAGATGAGTCATCTCAAGAATGTGTTGAGACTTGTCGGTTGCTGTATCGAATTTGAAGAACCAGTTATGGTGTATGAATATGTTGAGGCAACAAGTCTTTATGCTTTACTTTTTGAAAAGGATAATCATGATGATgaaactagaaaatcattattATCTTGGGGAAGTAGATTACGGATTGCCCACAAGGTCGCTTCGGCAGTCGTTTTTCTACACACTGAATTTACTACACCCATCATCCACAGAGATCTGAAGCCATCAAATGTGATTGTAGATCAGAACAGCGGTGTTGCAAAACTATTGAACTTCTCATTATCCGTATCATTACCCCAGGGAAAATTGGAAGTAGTAAAAGATGTCGTTTGTGGAACGTATGGGTATGTAGCTCCAGAATATTCGGAGTGGTGTATGATTACTCAAAAAATAGACGTCTATAGCTTCGGAGTTATTCTCCTACAGCTACTAACTAGACGGAATATGACTACTCTACATTTAAAGGATCGGGATATGTACTACATAGTGGATCCTTCAGATTCAGATTTTAAGATGCTAAACATTGAAGAGATTCATGTAATGGACATAGCAGATCCGGCCATTTTGGAAGAACATGGCATTAAAATTCGACAACAATTGGAGGACTGCTGGGATCTTGTTAAGAAATGCACGGCTTATAAGGGAGAAGAGAGACCATACATGATTGAAGTTGCAAAGGAATTAAGCCGAATTCACCACTGCTTCCGTGCCCTCACTCTTTGCCGGAATTAG